GCGGCGCCTGCCAGCGGCCGGCGGCAACTGCATGGCTCCTCGGAAAGGGGAATGACTCCGGCACGCGCCTTGCTATTTCTTCGGTCGCGCAAAGGAGGTTTCACCATGCGGCCACCTGCCTGGCGATCGGCGCCGTTGCGCCTGGCGTCGCTGATGGTGCTTGCGGGCCTGCTCGGGGGCCCAGGGTCGGCATCAAGTGCGCGAGCGGGCGAAGCGGGCGTCGCGCCCGCAGCTCCGGATTCGACGGCGGCCCTGCACGGCAAGAATGCCCGTCGCGCGGATCGCTTCAAGCGCTTGGTCGCCAATTTCAAGGGCGATCGCCTGGCGATCTACCAGCAGTACGGCTACCCCGCCTATCGCTACTTCGAGCTGAAGTTCAGCACGCGGACCGAGCACTGGATCTATCTGGTGGAGGACCTGGAGTTCGTCTTCGAGGGCGACCGCCTCGTCGCCCGCCAGTAGCGGCGAGTTCGGCGCCCGTTTGACGGCCGCCCCCGGCGCGGCTATGCTGATGCCACAGCGCAGGAGGTGCAGCATGGCCAAGGTGGGAGTCGTCCTCTCGGGCTGCGGGGTTTTCGACGGCAGCGAGATCTACGAGACCGTCGCCACCCTGCTGGCCTTGGACCGAGCCGGCGCCGAGGTGGTCGCGGCCGCGCCGGACCTGGATTTCGACGTCGTCGACCACTACACGGGCAAGGCCACGGGCGAGCGGCGGAACGTCCTCGTCGAGTCGGCGCGCATCGTGCGCGGCAAGATCAAACCGCTCGCCGAGCTGCGGGCGGCAGAGATCGACGCCATCATCCTGCCCGGCGGCTTCGGCGCCGCCAAGAACCTCTCGGACTTCGCGAGCCAGGGCGCCAAGGCGGCGGCCATGCCCGAGCTTGCCCGCCTCCTG
The bacterium DNA segment above includes these coding regions:
- the elbB gene encoding isoprenoid biosynthesis glyoxalase ElbB, with the protein product MAKVGVVLSGCGVFDGSEIYETVATLLALDRAGAEVVAAAPDLDFDVVDHYTGKATGERRNVLVESARIVRGKIKPLAELRAAEIDAIILPGGFGAAKNLSDFASQGAKAAAMPELARLLRELRQAGKPIGAICIAPAVLAAAFEEERLAPTLTIGDDRKTAAALEAKGARHQSCPVREFVVDEKNKIVTTPAYMLANRVSEAAEGIEKLVAAVLRLAGTR